The DNA segment TGCATCTACAAAACCCTTTTGTGACAAACACCCATTACAAGAAAAGAACCTAACCAATCATTATTAAAGCagaataaattaataaaacatgTAGAACGATCTAGCATTCTTGTTTCAGTACCAAGTCTTACAAAATTTAAGATAATGGCTGACGAAAGAGTGGCGTTTCTTCTTATATTGATATGGAATGCTGTGCTATTGTTCATCTATTGGGAAATGCATAAAAGCCATGTCGAAGGTTTCATAATCTATACCAACCTGTGTGCAATATATGTGCGTGTTATATATATATGCTCTTAACATTTTAAATGTACATGTTGTGTTAGGTTCAAGATCTGACTTGTTGGCTTATTTTTCATCAATTTACTGGTTGACGGAAAATGCAATATTATTCTGGGGATTTGGTTTAGCATCTGCATTTGGTGCAATTTTTTTTCTTGCTGCGAAAACTTTACCTGAGGAATACTTTAGAAAAATAGCAAAAACAATAATTCTTGCTACTGGTATTACTATTGTGGGTCTTGCTATGTTGACAAGAGGTACATTTTATTCA comes from the Helianthus annuus cultivar XRQ/B chromosome 4, HanXRQr2.0-SUNRISE, whole genome shotgun sequence genome and includes:
- the LOC110934951 gene encoding uncharacterized protein LOC110934951 → MADERVAFLLILIWNAVLLFIYWEMHKSHVEGSRSDLLAYFSSIYWLTENAILFWGFGLASAFGAIFFLAAKTLPEEYFRKIAKTIILATGITIVGLAMLTRGKLYGGINYNERNEMETLP